In the genome of Triticum urartu cultivar G1812 chromosome 5, Tu2.1, whole genome shotgun sequence, one region contains:
- the LOC125507801 gene encoding release factor glutamine methyltransferase isoform X1 → MLSLSARPILSAFLPKPKPRRLLLLLRPRRSSASASALTPPTPRTTTPDPPEDADPTPLFLRPPTHPVPEASLAAFRRRAAALVPPSAPHLHRHLRWLLADASAPAPSGADPAAPHLLRAPLDELEALWLRHVRDRRPFQYVVGNEHWKDLVVAVRDGVLIPRPETETVVDMVAAVEGFQDGWWADLGTGSGAIAVAVARMLGPGGRVFATDVSEVAVEVARLNVQRYGVQDKVEIRRGSWFEPLEDVKGKLMGVISNPPYIPTDDLPGLQPEVGWHEPKLALDGGKDGLDHLLHLCEGLSSALMPGGFFVFETNGNKQSEFLVDFISTKWSSSFCDVEAVLDFADIKRFVRGYRR, encoded by the exons atGCTCTCGCTGTCCGCCCGACCCATCCTCTCCGCCTTCCTCCCCAAACCCaaaccccgccgcctcctcctcctcctcagacCCCGCCGttcctccgcctccgcctccgccctgACGCCGCCTACCCCGCGTACCACCACCCCCGACCCCCCGGAGGACGCAGACCCCACGCCGCTCTTCCTCCGCCCGCCGACCCACCCCGTCCCGGAGGCCTCACTCGCCGCCTTCCGCCGCCGGGCCGCCGCGCTCGTCCCGCCCTCCGCGCCGCACCTCCACCGCCACCTCCGCTGGCTCCTCGCGGACGCCTCCGCCCCCGCCCCGTCCGGCGCCGACCCGGCGGCGCCCCACCTCCTCCGCGCGCCGCTCGATGAGCTCGAGGCCCTGTGGCTCCGCCACGTCCGGGACAGGCGCCCGTTCCAGTACGTGGTCGGGAACGAGCACTGGAAGGACCTGGTGGTCGCGGTCCGGGACGGCGTGCTCATCCCGCGGCCCGAGACGGAGACCGTCGTCGACATGGTCGCGGCGGTCGAGGGGTTCCAGGACGGGTGGTGGGCGGACCTCGGGACCGGGAGCGGCGCCATTGCCGTGGCCGTGGCCAGGATGCTGGGGCCCGGGGGGAGGGTGTTCGCCACCGACGTCAGCGAGGTCGCTGTTGAGGTCGCGCGGCTCAACGTCCAGAGGTACGGGGTGCAG GATAAAGTTGAGATAAGGCGCGGCTCATGGTTCGAACCTCTAGAAGATGTCAAAGGAAAACTGATGGGTGTCATTAGTAACCCTCCATACATACCAACTGATGATCTACCTGGCCTGCAACCTGAAGTTGGTTGGCATGAACCAAAATTGGCACTTGATGGAGGCAAAGATGGCCTTGATCATTTGCTTCATCTATGTGAAGGGTTATCTTCGGCACTGATGCCTGGAGGTTTCTTTGTTTTTGAG ACAAATGGCAACAAGCAGTCAGAGTTTCTTGTCGACTTCATTAGTACAAAGTGGAGCTCATCTTTTTGCGACGTGGAGGCAGTTTTAGACTTTGCAGACATCAAACGTTTTGTAAGAGGGTACCGCAGATGA
- the LOC125507801 gene encoding release factor glutamine methyltransferase isoform X2 — MLSLSARPILSAFLPKPKPRRLLLLLRPRRSSASASALTPPTPRTTTPDPPEDADPTPLFLRPPTHPVPEASLAAFRRRAAALVPPSAPHLHRHLRWLLADASAPAPSGADPAAPHLLRAPLDELEALWLRHVRDRRPFQYVVGNEHWKDLVVAVRDGVLIPRPETETVVDMVAAVEGFQDGWWADLGTGSGAIAVAVARMLGPGGRVFATDVSEVAVEVARLNVQRYGVQDKVEIRRGSWFEPLEDVKGKLMGVISNPPYIPTDDLPGLQPEVGWHEPKLALDGGKDGLDHLLHLCEGLSSALMPGGFFVFETPIS, encoded by the exons atGCTCTCGCTGTCCGCCCGACCCATCCTCTCCGCCTTCCTCCCCAAACCCaaaccccgccgcctcctcctcctcctcagacCCCGCCGttcctccgcctccgcctccgccctgACGCCGCCTACCCCGCGTACCACCACCCCCGACCCCCCGGAGGACGCAGACCCCACGCCGCTCTTCCTCCGCCCGCCGACCCACCCCGTCCCGGAGGCCTCACTCGCCGCCTTCCGCCGCCGGGCCGCCGCGCTCGTCCCGCCCTCCGCGCCGCACCTCCACCGCCACCTCCGCTGGCTCCTCGCGGACGCCTCCGCCCCCGCCCCGTCCGGCGCCGACCCGGCGGCGCCCCACCTCCTCCGCGCGCCGCTCGATGAGCTCGAGGCCCTGTGGCTCCGCCACGTCCGGGACAGGCGCCCGTTCCAGTACGTGGTCGGGAACGAGCACTGGAAGGACCTGGTGGTCGCGGTCCGGGACGGCGTGCTCATCCCGCGGCCCGAGACGGAGACCGTCGTCGACATGGTCGCGGCGGTCGAGGGGTTCCAGGACGGGTGGTGGGCGGACCTCGGGACCGGGAGCGGCGCCATTGCCGTGGCCGTGGCCAGGATGCTGGGGCCCGGGGGGAGGGTGTTCGCCACCGACGTCAGCGAGGTCGCTGTTGAGGTCGCGCGGCTCAACGTCCAGAGGTACGGGGTGCAG GATAAAGTTGAGATAAGGCGCGGCTCATGGTTCGAACCTCTAGAAGATGTCAAAGGAAAACTGATGGGTGTCATTAGTAACCCTCCATACATACCAACTGATGATCTACCTGGCCTGCAACCTGAAGTTGGTTGGCATGAACCAAAATTGGCACTTGATGGAGGCAAAGATGGCCTTGATCATTTGCTTCATCTATGTGAAGGGTTATCTTCGGCACTGATGCCTGGAGGTTTCTTTGTTTTTGAG ACGCCTATCAGTTGA